From Paenarthrobacter sp. A20:
GCCGCGGCCAGCCTGCCGTTCTTCGACCCCGCCACGGGCCAGCAGATCGGCACCGCGCCGGACAGTGACGCGGCCGCCGTCGACTCCGCCTTCCAGGCCGCTGCCGCAGCTTTCAAGAGCTACAAGCGCACGACGCCGGGAACGCGCCAGTCGCTGCTGTTGCAGCTGGCCGACCTTATCGAGGTAAATGTTGACCGCCTGGTCGAGGCCGAGGTTGCCTGCACCGGCAAGCCGTCCGCACTCACCAAAGAGCTTGAAATCCTGCGCGGCGCGGACCAACTGCGCTTCTTCGCCGGAGCATGCCGAGTGGTTTCAGGGACGGCCCAGACTGAGTACGTGGAGGGCTTCTCGTCCACCATCCGGCGGGAGCCCATTGGTGTGGTTGCCCAGATTACGCCGTGGAACTACCCGTTTATGATGGCCATTTGGAAGATCGGGCCAGCCCTCGCGGCGGGCAACACCCTGGTCCTCAAGCCTGCCGACACCACCCCCTGGTCCACTCTGGTCCTGGGTGAACTGGCACAGCAGGTCTACCCGGCCGGCGTCGTTAACGTTGTTTGCGGTGGCCGCGAAGCCGGCGCCGCGATGGTGGACCACGACATCCCGGAGATGGTCTCCATCACCGGCTCCACCCGGGCCGGCGCGCAGGTCATGTCCGCGGCGTCCAAGACGCTCAAGGACGTCCACCTTGAACTTGGCGGCAAGGCCCCCGCCGTGGTGTTTGCCGACGTCGATATACAGCGGACCGCCAGCGAAATCGCCCTGGCTGCCTTCTTCAACGCCGGGCAGGACTGCACCGCGGTGACCCGAGTGCTGGTCCACCAGGACATCCACACGGAATTCGCAGCAGCCCTGGCCGATGCCGCTTCCGCCTTGAAGGTAGGGGGCGAGGAGGCCGACCTTGGCCCGCTCAACAGTGCCGCCCAGCTGGAGCGGGTGGAGGGCTTCATGTCCCGGCTGCCTGCCAACGCCCGCGTCCTGTCCGGCGGCAAGCGCACCGGAACCGGCTTCCACTTTGAGCCGACAGTCATTGACGGTGTGTTCCAAACAGACGAAGTGGTGTGCGATGAAATCTTCGGCCCTGTGCTGACGGTCCAGCCGTTCTCCACCGAGGAAGAAGCGATCGAGCTCGCCAACGGCACCAAGTACGCGCTGGCATCGAGTGTTTGGTCCGAGAACCATGGCGTAGTCACCCGCGTGTCCAACGAACTCGACTTCGGCGCCGTCTGGATCAACTGCCACCAAGTGATCCCGGCCGAAGCACCGCACGGTGGCTTTAAGCACTCGGGCACCGGCAAGGATCTCTCGGTGTTCGGCCTCGAGGACTACACCCGCATCAAGTCCGTCACCACCTCGCACCGCTAGAACCTGACATGAAACTCGACCTCCTCCTGCGGAACGCAGACATCATCACCATGGATCCGGACCGCCCCGTGGCCAGTTCGCTGGGCATCTGGCAGGGACGCATCGTGGGCCTCGACGAGGACCTGGACGGCTTGGACGCCGTCGAGGTCCTGGACCTCGCCGGGGCGACGCTCACTCCGGGCTTCATCGACGCCCATTGCCACACCACATGGTTCGGGCTGGGCCTGGCGGAACTGGACGTGTCCGGCGCGCGCGGCCTGGAGGAGCTCTATGAGTTGCTGCGGGGCGCTGCCACAAACGCCGGGTCCGACGGCGAGGGGTGGCTTTTCGCCACCGGTTTCAGCCAGACCCAGCACGGCGGTTCCTTCCCGGATATCGACGAGCTTGATCGGATCACGGGGGAGCGGCCGCTGTTCATGCGGCACAACTCAGGGCACATGGCGGTGGTCAACACCGCTGCGCTGCGGCTGGCAGGTGCCGAGTCGCCGTCGTTCCCCGATCCCGACGGCGGCGCGATCGTCCGTGACGAAGCGGGACGGCCCACGGGACTCGTCCAGGAGACGGCCCAGGAACTGATCCAGCAGCTGATCCTGCCGTATGCCTTGGAGGACATCGAGGCCGCCCTTGAACGGGCAACGCTGTATTACGCCTCCGAGGGCATCACGAGTTTCACCGAAGCCGGAGTGGGCGGCGGCTGGATCGGGCACAGCCCGGCCGAACTCGCCGCCTACCAGGGCGCTGCGGCCACCGGCCGGCTGCACGCCAGGGCACAGGTGATGCCGGTGCTGGACGTACTGCACGGACTCAACGGCCATTCTTCGGACAGCCCAGGTGCCGCGCCGGCCGGACTGGATCTTGGCATCACCAGCGGATTCGGGAACGAGTTCCTTTCCCTCGGCCCCGCCAAGGTCTTCCTGGACGGCTCACTCCTGGGCGAAACCGCTGCCGTGAGCCACGAGTTCTGCAGCCACGGACACAAGGACAACCGAGGCAATACCGGCTACTTCCAGGCGGACCCGGCCCAGCTGCGGGAACGCATCGAGGCCGCCTACGCCGCCGGCTGGTCCATTGCCGCGCACGCCATCGGGGACCGGGCCGTGGACCTCGCCGTGGACATCATCACGGATTGCCAGGCTGCGTATGGGCCGCGCCGCGTGCCCAACAGGATCGAGCACGCCTCCATGACCCGTCCGGAGCAGCTCAAGAGGCTTGCGGACGCCGGCATTGCCGTGACACCGCAGGCAAGCTTCTTCCGGGACGGCGGGGACGGCATGACCGCTTCGCTGGGACCGGACCGCCTGCCGTGGGCCTACCGGGCAGCCAGTTTCCTGGAAGCCGGAGTGACGCTTGCCGGAAGCTCGGACCGGCCCGTCGCCGACGGAAACGTCCTGCGTGGCATGCAGGCGTTCGTGGACCGCCGGACCGAATCCGGCTCGGTGTTTGGGAACCCGGCGGAGCGCCTGACACCCCACCAAGCATTGGCCGCCTACACGTCCGGAGCCGCCTCAGCAACGGGTTCCCTTGCGGACAAGGGCACCCTGTCAGCGGGCAAACTCGCCGACTTTACTGTCCTTTCCGCTTCACCGTTGACGGCACCGGCCATCAGCGAACTGCAGGTCCTGGCCACCGCCGTCGGAGGCCGCTTTACCTACCAATCACCCGACTTCCAAGCGGCACTTTCCCCGGAAAGTCCGTTCGCGGCGCGTGTTTCAGCCACCCAGAGCTCATAGGGGAGACCATGACAACCACCACAAGTTTCACCACGCAGGACACCGCGTTCGTCCAGGACTTCCGGACCATGAGCGCCTTCGGTGCCACTGAGAACGGCGGCGTGGACCGCCAGGCCGCAACCATTCCTGACGGTGAACAGCGCCGCTGGCTGGCAGGCCTCCTTGAGCAGCACGGCTTCACCGTGAAGTTCGACCACGCCGGCAACCAGTGGGGCCTCTACGAAGCCGTGCCCGGTGCACCCTTCGTGGTGGTCGGCTCGCACATGGATTCACAGCCGACGGCGGGCCGTTACGACGGCGCCTACGGCGTCCTCGCCGCCGCCCACGCCGCGTTCCGCCTGGCAGCCCGCTGGGAAGCCGGCGCCACGGCACCCAAGTTCAACCTCGCCGTCGTCAACTGGTTCAACGAGGAAGGCAGCCGCTTCAAGCCGTCCATGATGGGCTCGTCCGTCTACACCGGCAAGCTGGAACTTGAAGACGCCCTCAACACCAAGGACGCCGCCGGGGTTACCGTCCGCGATGCCTTGGACGCGATCGGCTGCCGTGGAACCTTTGAAGGGCCGGAGGCGGCCTACTGCGCCGAGATCCACATCGAGCAGGGCCGCAGCATGGAACGCGAAGGCGTCACGATTGGCCTGGTCAGCTCCAACTGGGCTGCGAACAAGTACGAGTTCGTGGTCCACGGCGAGCAGGCGCACACGGGTTCCACGGTGATCGCAGACCGGAAGGACGCGCTGCTCGGCGCCTCGATGCTGGTGGTTGCCGCGCGCGAACTTGCCGATCGCTTCCCCGGCGCCCTCCACACCTCCGTGGGGCAGCTGAACGTGTACCCGAACTCGCCGGTGGTGGTGCCCTCCCGCGTGAACCTGCTGCTAGACCTGCGCAGCGCCGATGAAGCGGTCCTGGCCGAGGCCGACGCCCTGCTGCACGCCCGCATCACGGAGATCGAACGGCTGGCCAATGTCTCGGTGGAGAAGCACCATTCACACTCCTGGGCCGTCACCCCGTACCAGCCGAAGGGCGTTGAGCTCGCGGCGAAGGTGGCCGCCGACCTGGGCCTGTCCAACAAGGAAGTCATGACCCTGGCCGGACACGACTCCACCAACATGAAGGACCTCGTCCCCACCGTGATGCTGTTTGTGCCGAGCGTGGATGGCATCTCCCACAACGAGCACGAATACACCACGGACGAGGACATCGTTGCCGGACTGACCATGCTCACCGAAGTTGTCGGCCGGCTTTGTGATGGGGTGTTGGAGGACTAGCTGCTTTAGGGGGCCGGCGTCTTCTGTGGTGGTGTTCTTTCCACCACGATCGACGCCGGCGCCGCACCGCCCGCGGCATCCGGGTTGGCGACGTACAGGACATCTTCGCTGATTCTGGCCTCTATCTTGGCCGCCCTGAGGCGGTCCAGCAGCGGCTCCAGTCCGCCGTCGTACTCGAATGCGAGGTCACCGTTGGTGCCGTCCGCGCCGTGGATCACCCGCAGGATTCCGCCGTTCTTGGTGGTGAACGTGGCCGATTCGTCGTCCTCGGATGACGGACGGGCACCGATGTTCCGGAGGTCGTTGGCGGCAAGGCCCACAAAGGGACTGACCCAAGTGGCTACCACCGTGAGGGCTGGATCGGCCTCCGTCGACGTTGCCCACGTGCCGTCCAGGGCCCGCCGGGCGGGGAAGGCGAAGAACTCGAACCCGTCCTCAGTGGAGATTCGCACAGTGGTTCCGTCGGGTGACTCGTGGATTTCCGCCTGGGTGCCGGCTTCCTCGGTTCGCCGCGCAAACTCCTCAAGGTTTCCTGCCTCGACCCCAAAGATCGTGGATCCGTCCAGCGGGTGGCCGTGCTCCACGTAGCCCAGCGCGAGGCGACCCGAACCGGCGTCGTATTCCCGCCAATCGCCCTCATCCACGGTGGTGAACAACCCCAGCGCCTGAAGAAGCGTGGCCCACTGCTCGGGGTGGGATGTGTAGTGGGTGGGGCGGGATCGCAACATTGGTCCTCCTGGGGTGGGTCCTGCAGGTACGGTGGCGTCAGCTTCCAGCCTATGCCGCGTGGCCTTGTCAATGGCCGCCTGTTTCACAGCAGAATGAACCCATGGCAATTGAGCTTGAGGAATTACTGGTTACAGACGGTGCCGCTTGGCGTGGCTGGCTTTCGGCACATGCCGCGGACAGTCCCGGAGTGTGGCTGATCCTCCACAAGAAGGGTGGCAACGTCACGGAACTGGACTACGACGCCGCCTTGGATGAGGCCCTGTGCTTTGGTTGGATCGACGGGCAAGCCAGGAGCCGCGACGCCGACAGCTACTTCCAACGCATGACGCCGCGTGGCCGCAAGAGCATTTGGTCCGTAAGGAACGTGGGGCACATCGCCCGGTTGGAATCCGTAGGCAAGATGACCGACGCAGGCCGTGCCGCCGTCGAGGCCGCCAAAGCCGATGGCCGTTGGGAGGCCGCTTATGCCGGACCCGCGGACTCAGTTGTCCCGGACGACCTCGCAGCTGCGATCGCCGAAGTTCCCGAGGCCCAAGCCATGTTCGACGTCCTGACGTCCCAGAACCGCTTTGCCCTCATCCATCGCACCAACGGGGTCAAACGGGCAGAAACCCGGGCGCGCAAGATCGCCGGATTCGTCGAGATGCTTGCCCGGCACGAAGCGCCGTACCCGCAGAAGAAACGTCCGGTGTAGTTGGACTTGCCCGGTCAGGACTCGAAAGGGAACGCCACGCCTTCGCCCACCACACGCAGGCACAATTCCGTGCCCGGCTTGGTGATCGAGGCGTTCCAATGCCGGATGGTAATGATCTCGCCGCCGCCAGGATAGCGGTGGCTGTTGCCGGAGGCGCCACCGTCAGGGGCCTTGTATTCACCCAATTTGATACGAACCGTGGTCTCCGGGCCGAAGTAGTCTGTGTCCACCACAACGCCGCGGATGGGCCCGTCCGATGCAATGCGGATTTGCTCCGGCCTCAGCATGAGTTGGACCTTCCCCTGAGCCGGCGGGCGCCGGACAGGTATTCCGCCCAAGGAGCAGGTAGCCAGCGAGCCCTCCATCCACGCATCGAGAATGACGGCATCGCCCAGGAACTCGGCGGTGGCGCGATCGGCCGGGCGGGTGTAGACCACAAAGGGATTGCCGATCTGAGCCAGCTTTCCGCCGCGCATGATGGCCACTTGGTCTGCGAAGGAAAGCGCTTCTGCTTGGTCATGGGTCACCAGGATGGTGGTCACGCCGGCAGCGTTGAGCACCTTGGCGACGGCCCGGCGCGTGGCCACCCGGAGGCCTGCGTCAAGGGCAGAGAAAGGCTCGTCAAGCAGCATGAGTTCGGGTTCCCTGGCCAGTGCACGGGCCAAAGCGACCCGCTGCTGCTGGCCGCCGGACAACTGGTGGGGTCGGCGCTTGGCCATGGAGGCGTCCAAGGACACCATGTCCAGCAGTTCCTGCACCCGTGACCTCACGGCGCCGCGACCGCCGTCGAGCTTTCCTGGATCCACGCCGAACGCG
This genomic window contains:
- a CDS encoding ABC transporter ATP-binding protein, whose amino-acid sequence is MTEQSPSRLPSPRVAPSVAPTTNAHLDISEVTKNFGSQAVLKGVNLSVAKGGTTAIVGPSGSGKTTLLRLIAGFEHPDTGSIRLSGAPVAGDGVWVPAHKRQVGYVAQDGALFPHLTVGQNVAFGVDPGKLDGGRGAVRSRVQELLDMVSLDASMAKRRPHQLSGGQQQRVALARALAREPELMLLDEPFSALDAGLRVATRRAVAKVLNAAGVTTILVTHDQAEALSFADQVAIMRGGKLAQIGNPFVVYTRPADRATAEFLGDAVILDAWMEGSLATCSLGGIPVRRPPAQGKVQLMLRPEQIRIASDGPIRGVVVDTDYFGPETTVRIKLGEYKAPDGGASGNSHRYPGGGEIITIRHWNASITKPGTELCLRVVGEGVAFPFES
- a CDS encoding amidohydrolase; its protein translation is MKLDLLLRNADIITMDPDRPVASSLGIWQGRIVGLDEDLDGLDAVEVLDLAGATLTPGFIDAHCHTTWFGLGLAELDVSGARGLEELYELLRGAATNAGSDGEGWLFATGFSQTQHGGSFPDIDELDRITGERPLFMRHNSGHMAVVNTAALRLAGAESPSFPDPDGGAIVRDEAGRPTGLVQETAQELIQQLILPYALEDIEAALERATLYYASEGITSFTEAGVGGGWIGHSPAELAAYQGAAATGRLHARAQVMPVLDVLHGLNGHSSDSPGAAPAGLDLGITSGFGNEFLSLGPAKVFLDGSLLGETAAVSHEFCSHGHKDNRGNTGYFQADPAQLRERIEAAYAAGWSIAAHAIGDRAVDLAVDIITDCQAAYGPRRVPNRIEHASMTRPEQLKRLADAGIAVTPQASFFRDGGDGMTASLGPDRLPWAYRAASFLEAGVTLAGSSDRPVADGNVLRGMQAFVDRRTESGSVFGNPAERLTPHQALAAYTSGAASATGSLADKGTLSAGKLADFTVLSASPLTAPAISELQVLATAVGGRFTYQSPDFQAALSPESPFAARVSATQSS
- a CDS encoding M20 family metallo-hydrolase: MTTTTSFTTQDTAFVQDFRTMSAFGATENGGVDRQAATIPDGEQRRWLAGLLEQHGFTVKFDHAGNQWGLYEAVPGAPFVVVGSHMDSQPTAGRYDGAYGVLAAAHAAFRLAARWEAGATAPKFNLAVVNWFNEEGSRFKPSMMGSSVYTGKLELEDALNTKDAAGVTVRDALDAIGCRGTFEGPEAAYCAEIHIEQGRSMEREGVTIGLVSSNWAANKYEFVVHGEQAHTGSTVIADRKDALLGASMLVVAARELADRFPGALHTSVGQLNVYPNSPVVVPSRVNLLLDLRSADEAVLAEADALLHARITEIERLANVSVEKHHSHSWAVTPYQPKGVELAAKVAADLGLSNKEVMTLAGHDSTNMKDLVPTVMLFVPSVDGISHNEHEYTTDEDIVAGLTMLTEVVGRLCDGVLED
- a CDS encoding aldehyde dehydrogenase family protein encodes the protein MIQLQNIINGESVDAAASLPFFDPATGQQIGTAPDSDAAAVDSAFQAAAAAFKSYKRTTPGTRQSLLLQLADLIEVNVDRLVEAEVACTGKPSALTKELEILRGADQLRFFAGACRVVSGTAQTEYVEGFSSTIRREPIGVVAQITPWNYPFMMAIWKIGPALAAGNTLVLKPADTTPWSTLVLGELAQQVYPAGVVNVVCGGREAGAAMVDHDIPEMVSITGSTRAGAQVMSAASKTLKDVHLELGGKAPAVVFADVDIQRTASEIALAAFFNAGQDCTAVTRVLVHQDIHTEFAAALADAASALKVGGEEADLGPLNSAAQLERVEGFMSRLPANARVLSGGKRTGTGFHFEPTVIDGVFQTDEVVCDEIFGPVLTVQPFSTEEEAIELANGTKYALASSVWSENHGVVTRVSNELDFGAVWINCHQVIPAEAPHGGFKHSGTGKDLSVFGLEDYTRIKSVTTSHR
- a CDS encoding YdeI family protein, which codes for MAIELEELLVTDGAAWRGWLSAHAADSPGVWLILHKKGGNVTELDYDAALDEALCFGWIDGQARSRDADSYFQRMTPRGRKSIWSVRNVGHIARLESVGKMTDAGRAAVEAAKADGRWEAAYAGPADSVVPDDLAAAIAEVPEAQAMFDVLTSQNRFALIHRTNGVKRAETRARKIAGFVEMLARHEAPYPQKKRPV